In one window of Bdellovibrio bacteriovorus W DNA:
- a CDS encoding GTP cyclohydrolase II: MERISQTILAKINRLQRRFESILDNDFSKIDQEAAKLAPFEPSRSEDLIRGLTQALPDDHIDRAIVVFSRLSMLFDVGILLENNDGQWMSQAYFENGHSHLISAKAQCSISFPQVDLLTILKTDARSVLAKLHLGKLDPENKLSCLLIKVSPDFAYVLFSKLPDIWLKDHISSISNELISGFAD; the protein is encoded by the coding sequence ATGGAACGGATTTCTCAAACTATTTTGGCCAAAATCAATCGTCTACAAAGACGCTTTGAATCCATCCTCGACAATGACTTTAGTAAAATCGATCAAGAAGCTGCTAAGCTAGCGCCGTTTGAGCCCTCAAGATCTGAAGATCTTATTCGTGGCCTCACTCAAGCTCTGCCTGATGATCATATTGATCGCGCTATCGTGGTCTTCTCGCGTTTAAGCATGTTGTTCGATGTGGGTATTCTTTTAGAGAACAATGACGGCCAGTGGATGTCTCAAGCTTATTTCGAAAATGGACATAGTCATCTAATCTCAGCCAAAGCTCAGTGCTCCATTTCTTTTCCACAAGTTGATTTGCTCACTATCTTGAAAACAGATGCACGCAGCGTTTTAGCAAAACTACATCTAGGCAAACTAGATCCAGAAAATAAATTGAGTTGCTTACTTATCAAAGTCAGCCCTGACTTTGCTTACGTTCTATTTTCTAAGCTTCCTGATATTTGGCTGAAGGATCATATCTCTTCTATCAGCAATGAGCTCATCAGTGGTTTTGCGGATTAA